The Deinococcus hopiensis KR-140 genome has a window encoding:
- a CDS encoding ABC transporter permease: protein MGYPVPEVVPTAARLVRPVPLLLSGLMAAFLLLPTLALLSRGLGAGSLPLLRSPAVLDALRISALTTGTALAVTLALGTPVAYLLARRRFPGRVVLDALLDLPMVLPPVVAGAALLLTFGRVGWLGQALSLAGVELAFTPAAVVLAQIFTSAPFYVRAAKAGFLAFDPEVEAAARVDGAGGAATFFRITLPLALPFLLEGAVLAWARSLGEFGATLLFAGSLQGQTRTVPLAIYTAMESDLAPALVLSALMVVLAFGVLLALRLIASRQA, encoded by the coding sequence GTGGGGTACCCCGTTCCCGAGGTAGTCCCCACGGCCGCGCGGCTGGTCCGGCCCGTTCCGCTGCTGCTCAGCGGCCTGATGGCCGCGTTTTTGCTGCTGCCCACGCTGGCGCTGCTGAGCCGGGGTCTTGGGGCAGGCTCCCTGCCGCTGCTGCGCTCGCCCGCCGTGCTCGACGCCCTGCGGATCAGCGCCCTCACCACCGGCACGGCCCTTGCGGTCACGCTCGCGCTGGGCACCCCCGTCGCGTACCTGCTCGCGCGGCGACGCTTTCCAGGGCGGGTGGTGCTCGACGCGCTGCTCGACCTGCCCATGGTGCTGCCGCCGGTGGTGGCGGGCGCCGCGCTGCTGCTGACCTTCGGGCGCGTGGGCTGGCTGGGCCAGGCCCTCTCGCTCGCGGGCGTGGAGTTGGCCTTCACGCCCGCCGCCGTGGTTCTGGCGCAGATCTTTACGAGCGCCCCCTTCTACGTACGTGCGGCGAAGGCAGGCTTTCTCGCCTTCGATCCGGAGGTGGAAGCGGCTGCGCGGGTGGACGGCGCGGGAGGGGCTGCCACCTTTTTCCGGATCACTCTGCCGCTGGCCCTGCCCTTCCTGCTGGAGGGTGCAGTGCTCGCCTGGGCGCGCTCACTGGGCGAGTTCGGGGCCACCCTGTTGTTTGCTGGGAGTCTTCAGGGGCAGACCCGCACTGTGCCTCTGGCAATCTACACGGCGATGGAAAGTGACCTTGCGCCTGCCCTGGTGCTCAGCGCCCTGATGGTGGTGCTGGCGTTCGGGGTGCTGCTCGCCCTGCGGCTGATTGCGTCAAGACAGGCCTGA
- a CDS encoding DsbA family oxidoreductase, with product MTTVADATVTEVFFDFLCPFAWRGVELADVLRRERGLSFRLRHFSLVQGNHPENPDRKAPTWWLHEQPQGEGGAHQQASLRSFLAAGAAAEQGEEAGWAFTLALFRARFERKAELDEQTVQDAVRVAGLDPERFATDLADEQARRDALAGDLRASSALGVFGTPTFVLPDGNAAYLRFSQLVREAGQAEQLWNLYTEVLHSGAGIETIKRPR from the coding sequence ATGACCACAGTTGCGGACGCGACCGTCACCGAGGTGTTCTTCGATTTCCTCTGCCCCTTCGCCTGGCGCGGCGTCGAGCTGGCCGACGTGCTGCGGCGGGAGCGCGGGCTGAGTTTCCGCCTGCGCCACTTCTCGCTCGTGCAGGGCAACCACCCGGAAAATCCAGACCGCAAGGCCCCGACCTGGTGGCTTCACGAGCAACCCCAGGGCGAGGGCGGCGCACACCAGCAAGCCAGCCTGCGCAGCTTTCTCGCGGCTGGCGCCGCCGCCGAACAGGGCGAGGAGGCGGGATGGGCCTTCACGCTGGCCCTGTTCCGGGCCCGCTTCGAGCGCAAAGCCGAACTGGATGAGCAAACCGTGCAGGACGCGGTAAGGGTGGCCGGGCTGGACCCAGAACGCTTCGCAACCGATCTGGCCGACGAGCAGGCCCGGCGGGACGCGCTGGCTGGGGACCTGCGCGCTTCTTCAGCGCTGGGCGTATTTGGCACCCCGACGTTCGTGCTCCCCGATGGGAATGCGGCCTATCTGCGCTTTTCACAACTCGTGCGGGAGGCTGGGCAGGCGGAGCAACTCTGGAATCTGTACACCGAAGTGCTGCATTCGGGTGCAGGTATCGAGACGATCAAGCGGCCCCGCTAA
- a CDS encoding replication initiator protein A — MTEKEIKRFDELNIARLSLISVQERIPVGYRDWSVELEDGDRRYRVTCQAMPEYGVPHGIDTDITAALVNLYIDQGAPTDGTVTCTPYQLLQMAGLDTSGRYYAALDESLRRLTTTNYFIAEGWRDHPRKRWTNVNFRYIDRLEFSSGEAERLDASSILKITLPQEIARSVRSGFIKPLDLSFMQTLKRPPTRALYRLLDAQRRDPENPEQVAMSYEVGLMEWAEACKIITDRPSLAVRTLDAAHEELIEKGFLKSVEYLGRGKKKLLHYTFGEAFIPPDPLLMQGLTDIGITPTRALQLVREHGEALIADTFTRYQAIVAEGYKPRSRPAFFVDLLKNPGKYMNPEVPVAVSGGPYKAQQDTPQGKRPRKAPQAPSRPSQEERDLEADTALRALPREGQVEEVMRTLTFLLRNDLKLTELDTLRLALDEGLEDPLDVKAWVLRGISSGQKGEMIRELRARLSLAPDGPNMLF, encoded by the coding sequence GTGACCGAGAAAGAGATCAAGCGCTTCGACGAACTGAATATTGCCCGGCTGAGCCTCATCAGCGTTCAGGAACGGATCCCGGTCGGCTACCGCGACTGGTCGGTGGAACTTGAAGACGGGGACCGCCGATACCGGGTGACCTGTCAGGCCATGCCTGAGTACGGGGTGCCGCACGGCATCGACACCGACATCACGGCGGCCCTCGTGAACCTGTACATCGACCAGGGCGCGCCCACCGACGGCACGGTCACCTGCACGCCCTACCAGCTCCTGCAGATGGCGGGCCTGGACACCAGCGGGCGCTATTACGCCGCCCTGGACGAGAGTTTGCGGCGACTGACAACCACGAACTACTTCATCGCCGAGGGGTGGCGTGACCACCCGCGCAAGCGCTGGACCAACGTGAATTTCCGGTACATCGACCGGCTGGAATTCTCCTCGGGCGAGGCCGAGCGCCTGGACGCCAGCAGCATCCTGAAGATCACCCTGCCGCAGGAAATCGCCCGCAGCGTGCGCTCTGGGTTCATCAAACCGCTCGATCTGAGCTTTATGCAGACCCTCAAGCGGCCGCCCACACGCGCCCTGTACCGCCTGCTCGACGCCCAGCGCCGTGACCCCGAGAATCCCGAGCAGGTCGCCATGTCGTACGAGGTGGGACTTATGGAGTGGGCCGAAGCCTGCAAGATCATCACCGATCGGCCCAGCCTGGCGGTCCGCACGCTCGACGCCGCTCACGAGGAGCTGATTGAAAAGGGGTTTCTCAAAAGCGTCGAGTATCTCGGGCGCGGCAAGAAAAAGCTCCTCCACTACACATTTGGTGAGGCCTTCATCCCGCCCGATCCGCTGCTGATGCAAGGGCTGACCGATATCGGGATCACGCCGACCCGCGCCCTGCAACTCGTCCGGGAGCACGGGGAAGCGCTGATTGCCGATACCTTCACCCGCTATCAGGCCATCGTGGCCGAGGGGTACAAGCCGCGCAGCCGTCCCGCCTTTTTCGTAGATCTTTTGAAGAACCCAGGCAAGTATATGAACCCGGAGGTGCCCGTAGCGGTCTCTGGAGGGCCCTACAAGGCTCAGCAGGACACCCCTCAGGGGAAGAGACCACGTAAAGCTCCGCAGGCCCCTTCTCGGCCTTCACAGGAGGAAAGGGATCTGGAGGCGGACACCGCCCTTCGGGCTTTGCCCCGGGAAGGTCAAGTGGAGGAAGTCATGCGGACCCTGACGTTCCTGCTGCGCAACGACCTCAAGCTCACCGAACTCGATACCCTGCGCCTGGCCCTGGACGAGGGACTCGAAGACCCCCTGGACGTAAAGGCCTGGGTGTTACGCGGCATCAGCAGTGGGCAGAAGGGGGAGATGATCCGCGAGTTGCGCGCTCGCCTGAGCCTGGCACCAGACGGACCGAACATGTTGTTTTAG
- a CDS encoding ParA family protein, which translates to MRTLTFFNHAGGVMKSSLTRDVGYTLSQAGLRVLVVDLDPQANLTDWLGVSGVTREQTVYTTATSGDPLPSPTAVHGLHLIPSDVSLALAEGQMMGVVGAHLHLRQALQAVSDQYDVTLIDSPPSLGQLSILGALAADHLIVPVPTRQKGMNALAGLSEAMATYRKLRPDLTVALYVPTLYDARRSHDREAYAALQGMLRPLASPIPDRGAVWNDSASAGQPVGLYAPGSPVHQDVLRATAEIAAASRLEVTIPGGKA; encoded by the coding sequence ATGCGAACGCTGACGTTCTTCAACCACGCGGGGGGAGTCATGAAATCGAGCCTCACGCGGGACGTGGGATACACCCTGTCGCAGGCCGGCCTGCGGGTACTCGTGGTAGATCTCGACCCGCAGGCCAACCTCACCGACTGGCTGGGGGTCAGTGGTGTGACGCGGGAGCAAACGGTGTACACCACCGCCACCAGCGGTGATCCCCTCCCCTCCCCTACCGCAGTGCACGGCCTGCACCTCATTCCCAGCGACGTTTCACTGGCGCTGGCTGAGGGGCAGATGATGGGCGTGGTAGGCGCGCACCTGCATCTGCGGCAGGCGCTCCAGGCCGTCTCGGATCAGTACGACGTGACGCTGATCGACAGCCCACCCAGCCTGGGCCAACTGTCCATTCTGGGTGCCCTCGCGGCGGATCACCTGATCGTGCCAGTGCCGACGCGGCAGAAGGGAATGAACGCCCTGGCGGGTCTATCCGAAGCGATGGCGACTTACCGCAAGCTGCGGCCGGATCTCACGGTGGCGCTGTACGTGCCCACCCTGTATGACGCCCGGCGCTCCCATGACCGGGAAGCCTACGCCGCCCTTCAGGGCATGCTCCGGCCGTTGGCAAGTCCCATTCCAGATCGCGGCGCAGTGTGGAACGACTCGGCCAGCGCTGGACAGCCGGTGGGCCTGTACGCGCCGGGTTCGCCCGTGCATCAAGACGTCTTGCGGGCCACCGCCGAGATTGCAGCGGCCTCACGCCTCGAGGTGACAATTCCTGGAGGGAAGGCGTGA
- a CDS encoding ParB/RepB/Spo0J family partition protein has translation MTRKARPAIGARLSGLVEGVGTLGQPATMTLLLSDLQPGAFQPRVHFGTEALEELAHSIREQGVLQPLLVRPLPGGRYEIVAGERRWRAAQQAGLTEVPVLVRDLTDAQAQLAAAVENLQRENLNVMEEVRARLQVAASTLGVSPEQAVPRLFALDRRPDEDPETVARLDALFAALGRESWRSFVKNRAALLNLPEDVQEAVRTGLDYRKALVVGRVEDREQRQGLLEAARAGATVQALREQIADPQERRADPTQAVLRRLADRRTLAGLEGARRRKIERLLQQIGELLDSAET, from the coding sequence GTGACCCGCAAGGCGAGGCCGGCCATCGGTGCCCGCCTGAGCGGCCTGGTGGAAGGCGTGGGAACCCTTGGGCAGCCCGCCACCATGACCCTGCTCCTTTCGGATTTGCAGCCCGGCGCCTTTCAACCCCGCGTCCATTTCGGTACAGAAGCGCTGGAAGAACTGGCGCACAGCATCCGGGAACAGGGAGTTTTGCAGCCTCTGCTGGTGCGCCCTCTCCCAGGCGGACGCTACGAGATCGTGGCCGGAGAGCGCCGCTGGCGGGCCGCGCAGCAGGCCGGTCTGACCGAGGTGCCCGTCCTGGTACGGGACCTCACCGATGCACAGGCGCAGCTGGCCGCCGCCGTCGAGAACCTGCAGCGCGAGAACCTCAACGTGATGGAGGAAGTGCGGGCCCGCCTGCAGGTGGCGGCGTCCACCCTGGGTGTTTCTCCAGAGCAGGCCGTGCCCCGGCTGTTCGCCCTGGACCGTCGTCCGGACGAGGATCCGGAGACAGTGGCACGGCTGGACGCCCTTTTCGCCGCGCTGGGACGGGAAAGCTGGCGAAGCTTCGTCAAGAACCGCGCCGCCCTGTTGAATTTGCCCGAAGACGTTCAGGAAGCCGTGCGGACCGGCCTCGACTACCGCAAAGCGCTGGTGGTCGGTCGTGTGGAGGACCGCGAGCAGCGCCAGGGGTTGCTGGAAGCTGCGCGAGCCGGAGCGACGGTGCAGGCCCTGCGAGAGCAGATCGCGGACCCACAGGAAAGGCGGGCCGATCCCACGCAGGCAGTCCTCCGTCGACTGGCGGACCGTAGAACGTTGGCCGGGTTGGAGGGGGCGCGCAGGCGCAAGATCGAACGCCTCCTCCAACAGATCGGTGAACTGCTGGACAGTGCGGAAACGTAG
- a CDS encoding MBL fold metallo-hydrolase, whose amino-acid sequence MSPLPEGVTVHALYANVYLLHTPEGRVMVDSGSLAHTPRFARVLRDFRPDALLLTHAHVDHSGGAFLAARSGVPILTHPLECPLLTGQEHHLPYPAGAPRVGQIISRLHPKVPPSALRAVLPGEHVYGWEVLPLPGHSRGQIGLLRGGVLIAGDAVISGPNGAHLPRPAYNDDHAQAVQTLRLLTELDLRVILPGHGGPLTPQQLRERARRDG is encoded by the coding sequence GTGAGCCCGCTCCCGGAGGGGGTAACGGTCCATGCCCTGTATGCCAACGTTTACCTGCTGCACACCCCCGAGGGCCGGGTGATGGTGGATTCGGGGAGTCTGGCGCATACCCCCCGCTTTGCCCGGGTGCTGCGCGACTTCCGGCCCGACGCCCTGCTCCTGACCCACGCGCATGTGGACCACTCGGGTGGTGCATTCCTGGCGGCGCGCTCAGGCGTGCCCATCCTGACCCATCCGCTGGAATGTCCCCTGCTCACCGGCCAGGAGCACCACCTCCCCTATCCGGCGGGAGCGCCCCGGGTAGGACAGATCATCTCGCGGCTGCATCCCAAAGTGCCGCCGTCCGCTCTGCGGGCCGTTCTTCCGGGCGAACACGTCTATGGCTGGGAGGTCCTGCCTCTCCCAGGGCATTCCCGTGGGCAGATTGGCCTCCTGCGAGGTGGCGTGCTCATCGCGGGAGACGCCGTGATCAGTGGCCCGAACGGGGCCCATCTTCCCCGCCCTGCCTACAACGACGATCACGCCCAGGCGGTTCAGACCCTGCGGCTCCTCACCGAACTGGACCTCAGGGTCATCCTGCCCGGACATGGTGGTCCCCTCACGCCCCAGCAACTGCGCGAAAGGGCACGCCGCGACGGCTAG
- a CDS encoding SPFH domain-containing protein: MSELEKLPQTVGPEGGVSPNPAVASVERRAFGLPGVPAVLLWLAMAAATVVALATTPLLGVLLGILTFLGLIGFFVVQPNQAKVLTLFGRYVGTERRNGFYWTNPFTVRKNVSLRIRNFNSERLKVNDQMGNPIEIAAVIVWRVVDTARAVFDVEDYQGFVAIQAETALRHLAAQYPYDEYEGQSFSLRGNPEEVAEALGRELAARLRHAGVEVLEARLSHLAYAPEIAGAMLQRQQASAIIAARQQIVQGAVGMVQMALQQLSEQDIVQLDEERKAQMVSNLLVVLTSERGTQPVVNAGSLY, from the coding sequence ATGAGCGAACTGGAAAAGCTTCCGCAAACGGTTGGTCCTGAGGGTGGGGTGTCTCCCAATCCAGCGGTGGCAAGCGTCGAGCGGCGCGCTTTCGGGTTGCCGGGAGTGCCTGCCGTGCTGCTGTGGCTGGCGATGGCGGCGGCGACGGTAGTGGCCCTGGCAACCACACCGCTGCTGGGCGTCTTGCTGGGCATCCTGACCTTTCTGGGGCTGATCGGCTTTTTCGTCGTGCAGCCCAATCAAGCCAAAGTGCTCACCCTCTTTGGACGCTACGTGGGGACCGAGCGGCGCAACGGCTTCTACTGGACCAATCCCTTCACGGTGCGCAAGAACGTGTCGCTGCGTATCCGGAATTTCAACTCCGAACGCCTGAAGGTCAATGACCAGATGGGCAACCCCATCGAGATCGCCGCCGTCATCGTGTGGCGGGTGGTGGACACGGCCCGCGCGGTGTTCGACGTGGAGGATTACCAGGGCTTCGTCGCCATCCAGGCCGAGACGGCGCTGCGCCACCTCGCCGCCCAGTACCCCTATGACGAGTACGAGGGCCAGAGTTTTTCGCTGCGCGGCAACCCCGAGGAAGTGGCCGAGGCGCTGGGGCGGGAACTGGCCGCCCGCTTGCGGCACGCGGGGGTGGAGGTGTTGGAGGCGAGGCTCTCGCACCTGGCCTATGCGCCGGAGATCGCCGGGGCCATGCTGCAGCGCCAGCAGGCGAGCGCGATCATCGCCGCGCGGCAGCAGATCGTGCAGGGCGCCGTGGGCATGGTCCAGATGGCGCTGCAGCAACTCTCCGAGCAGGACATCGTGCAACTCGACGAGGAGCGCAAGGCGCAGATGGTCAGCAACCTCCTCGTGGTCCTAACGAGCGAGCGCGGCACCCAGCCGGTCGTGAATGCCGGGAGCCTGTATTGA
- a CDS encoding DUF1989 domain-containing protein encodes MLYSNRNRPMVTLLRNDTGRRDFLLHRNLRTPPSAWHRERTSEPLFLVGAFALFGITLDHTTLNVFMGALVDALGQVTIGPPPQRPGNGWRCPPR; translated from the coding sequence GTGCTGTACAGCAACCGCAACCGCCCGATGGTCACCCTGCTGCGCAACGATACGGGTCGGCGCGACTTCCTGCTCCACCGGAACCTGCGAACTCCTCCGTCCGCCTGGCACCGCGAACGGACATCCGAGCCGCTCTTCCTGGTGGGGGCCTTTGCGCTGTTCGGCATCACACTGGACCACACCACCCTCAACGTCTTTATGGGCGCGCTCGTGGACGCTCTGGGCCAGGTAACCATCGGGCCCCCACCCCAGAGGCCGGGCAACGGTTGGCGCTGCCCGCCGCGGTAG
- the hutH gene encoding histidine ammonia-lyase: MILDQQLTLADFIRVVRHAEPVTLSPAARERVLAARAVIEGIVEGTEAVYGVNTGFGKFASIRIAREELTQLQHNLIVSHAIGVGEALPTEVVRGMLLLRAQSLALGHSGVRVEVVEALLTLLNAGACPVVPAQGSVGASGDLAPLAHLALALIGLGETEYRGEVRPSADVLTELGLTPLVLEAKEGLALINGTQLMGSLLALALHDARILLHTANLAAAMTVEALSGSHRPFSEGVVRLRPHPGAVEVAGELRTFLRDSAIAPAHANCGKVQDAYSLRAVPQVHGATLDTLMHAERVLAIEFASVTDNPLIFPETGEVISGGNFHGQPLAVTADALKVAVAELASISERRTEQLLNPALSGLPGFLTREGGLSSGYMIAQYTAAALVSENKVLAHPASVDSIPTSANQEDHVSMGAHGARQLRQILTNAQNVLSIELMCAAQALGFQPLQAGVGVQAAFHRIRETVPPLERDRYFRPELLALREVVTSGELLRAAQEA; the protein is encoded by the coding sequence GTGATTCTCGATCAGCAATTGACCTTAGCGGACTTCATCCGTGTCGTCCGCCACGCCGAACCCGTCACCCTCTCCCCCGCTGCCCGGGAGCGTGTCCTCGCGGCCCGCGCCGTCATCGAAGGGATTGTGGAAGGCACGGAAGCCGTGTATGGCGTCAACACGGGCTTCGGCAAATTCGCCAGCATCCGCATCGCGCGCGAGGAGCTGACGCAGCTGCAGCACAACCTGATCGTGTCGCACGCCATTGGCGTAGGTGAGGCGCTGCCCACCGAAGTGGTGCGGGGGATGTTGCTGCTCCGCGCGCAATCGCTGGCGCTCGGGCACTCCGGCGTACGCGTGGAGGTGGTGGAGGCGCTGCTGACGCTGCTGAACGCCGGAGCCTGTCCGGTGGTGCCTGCCCAGGGCAGCGTTGGCGCGTCTGGAGACCTTGCGCCGCTGGCCCACCTCGCGCTCGCGCTGATCGGCCTGGGTGAGACCGAATACCGGGGCGAGGTGCGGCCCTCGGCGGACGTGCTGACCGAGCTGGGACTGACGCCGCTGGTGCTTGAGGCCAAAGAGGGCCTGGCCCTTATCAACGGCACCCAACTGATGGGCAGCCTGCTGGCCCTCGCGCTGCACGACGCCCGGATCCTGCTGCACACCGCCAACCTCGCGGCCGCGATGACAGTGGAGGCGCTGTCGGGCAGTCACCGCCCCTTCTCCGAAGGCGTGGTGCGCCTGCGGCCCCATCCAGGCGCGGTGGAAGTGGCAGGGGAGCTGCGCACTTTCCTGCGGGACTCGGCCATCGCCCCGGCGCACGCAAACTGCGGCAAGGTGCAAGACGCCTACAGCCTGCGCGCCGTGCCCCAGGTCCACGGAGCCACGCTGGACACCCTCATGCACGCCGAGCGGGTACTGGCGATTGAGTTCGCCTCGGTGACGGACAACCCCCTGATCTTCCCCGAGACGGGTGAGGTCATCTCCGGAGGCAACTTCCACGGTCAACCCCTGGCAGTGACGGCCGACGCACTGAAGGTGGCGGTGGCCGAACTCGCATCCATCAGCGAGCGCCGCACCGAGCAGCTGCTCAACCCAGCGCTGTCGGGTCTGCCCGGCTTCCTGACGCGCGAGGGTGGACTCAGCAGCGGCTACATGATCGCCCAGTACACGGCGGCGGCCCTCGTCAGCGAGAACAAGGTGCTGGCCCACCCGGCGAGCGTGGACTCCATTCCGACAAGCGCCAACCAGGAAGACCACGTGAGCATGGGCGCACACGGCGCGCGGCAGCTGCGCCAGATCCTGACGAACGCGCAAAACGTGCTTAGCATCGAGCTGATGTGCGCGGCGCAGGCGCTGGGCTTTCAGCCTTTGCAGGCTGGGGTTGGCGTCCAGGCCGCCTTTCACCGCATCCGCGAAACGGTGCCGCCGCTGGAGCGTGACCGCTACTTCCGCCCCGAACTCCTGGCCCTGCGCGAGGTGGTAACCAGCGGCGAACTGCTGAGAGCAGCGCAAGAGGCGTAA
- the hutI gene encoding imidazolonepropionase, which produces MAETLFTGISQLVTPAPGPQRGPAMRELTVVPDAALLVRDGLVSWVGPRRDAPAAAHLHDFGSVAVVPGLTDPHTHAVWAGDRLADFEARVEGVPYETILARGGGIRSTMRATAAADEAELVQLALPRLRALAVSGATTIEVKSGYGLDFGAEIRMLRAVRALQPIISVTLVATLLIHVPPQTGRTDYVQSVCGELIPQVAREGLAEAVDVFCEREAFGVDETRAILAAARQHGLAVKLHADQFHAVGGTELACEVGALSVDHLEASGEAQVAALASSSTIATVLPGVTLHLGLPAAPARKLVDAGACVAVGTDLNPGSSPLFSAGLALALAVRLCGLTPAEALTAATANAAAALGLNDRGALVPGQRADFLALHSADWRDLAYALGANPVRDVWVGGQHFKEHSR; this is translated from the coding sequence GTGGCTGAGACGCTGTTTACAGGAATTTCTCAGCTCGTCACCCCCGCGCCGGGCCCCCAGCGCGGCCCGGCGATGCGCGAGTTGACCGTTGTCCCCGACGCCGCCCTGCTCGTTCGTGACGGCCTTGTCTCCTGGGTGGGGCCTCGCCGCGACGCACCTGCTGCTGCCCATCTTCACGACTTCGGAAGCGTGGCCGTCGTCCCTGGGCTGACCGATCCGCACACCCACGCGGTCTGGGCCGGAGACCGGCTGGCCGATTTTGAAGCGCGGGTGGAGGGCGTGCCCTACGAAACGATCCTCGCGCGGGGTGGCGGCATCCGCTCCACCATGCGGGCGACGGCAGCGGCAGACGAGGCCGAACTTGTGCAGCTGGCCCTGCCCCGTCTACGGGCACTGGCGGTGAGCGGCGCAACCACCATCGAAGTCAAGAGCGGCTACGGGCTGGACTTCGGGGCCGAGATACGGATGCTGCGGGCGGTGCGGGCCTTGCAGCCCATCATTTCCGTGACGTTGGTGGCCACGTTGCTGATCCACGTGCCGCCGCAAACCGGGCGAACCGATTACGTTCAGTCCGTCTGCGGGGAGCTGATTCCTCAGGTGGCCCGCGAAGGACTGGCCGAGGCCGTGGACGTGTTCTGCGAGCGCGAGGCGTTTGGTGTGGACGAGACGCGCGCCATCCTTGCGGCCGCGCGGCAGCACGGACTGGCCGTCAAGCTGCACGCCGATCAATTTCACGCGGTCGGGGGCACCGAACTGGCCTGCGAGGTGGGGGCGCTCAGCGTGGACCACCTGGAAGCGAGCGGAGAGGCGCAGGTCGCAGCGCTGGCCTCGTCGAGCACCATCGCCACCGTCTTGCCCGGCGTCACGCTCCACCTCGGCCTGCCCGCCGCGCCCGCCCGGAAACTGGTGGACGCGGGCGCATGCGTGGCTGTGGGCACAGACCTCAACCCGGGCAGTTCTCCCCTCTTCAGCGCGGGGCTCGCCCTCGCGCTTGCCGTGCGCCTGTGCGGCCTGACTCCGGCGGAGGCCCTGACGGCCGCGACGGCCAACGCGGCGGCGGCGTTGGGCCTGAACGATAGGGGCGCGCTTGTCCCCGGACAGCGCGCCGACTTTCTGGCGCTGCACTCGGCGGACTGGCGCGATCTGGCCTACGCGCTGGGGGCGAATCCGGTGCGCGACGTGTGGGTCGGCGGGCAACACTTCAAGGAGCATTCAAGGTGA
- a CDS encoding arginase family protein — protein MEGPPSHLPYGGVASFARAPLVETGGDWRADVGVLGIPFDIALGFRPGARFAPRALREASLRFVPPFTGLDGRTRLGGVTFADAGDVVLPSLEPELARKRITEAARQVRERCRLPVFLGGDHSVTYPLLRAFHDVPELHVIQLDAHLDFTDIRNGTRYSNSSPFRRAAEELPNLVHITTLGLRGLRFDAEAVAAARARGHTLVPMEDVEAQFTSVLRALPEGRSVYLSVDVDAFDPAVLPGTSSPEPDGFTYALAMRVIREVARRHRLVGVDVVELAPNLDSSERSSLLAARLILEILCEVLGG, from the coding sequence ATGGAGGGACCGCCCTCCCACCTTCCCTACGGCGGCGTCGCCTCCTTTGCCCGCGCGCCCCTCGTTGAAACGGGTGGAGACTGGCGCGCGGACGTGGGCGTTCTGGGCATCCCCTTCGATATCGCGCTGGGCTTCCGGCCCGGAGCCCGCTTCGCGCCCCGGGCGTTGCGGGAGGCGTCTTTGCGCTTTGTGCCGCCCTTCACCGGGCTGGACGGACGAACACGGCTCGGAGGCGTGACTTTCGCGGACGCAGGTGACGTGGTGCTGCCCAGCCTGGAGCCGGAACTGGCGCGCAAGCGCATCACTGAAGCGGCGAGACAGGTGCGCGAGCGCTGCAGATTGCCCGTCTTTCTGGGAGGCGACCACAGCGTGACGTACCCGCTGCTACGCGCCTTCCACGACGTGCCTGAGCTGCACGTCATCCAGCTCGACGCCCACCTCGACTTCACCGACATACGCAACGGCACACGCTACAGCAACTCCAGTCCCTTCCGCCGGGCCGCCGAGGAACTTCCCAACCTCGTCCACATCACCACGCTGGGGCTGCGCGGGCTGCGGTTCGACGCTGAAGCCGTGGCGGCCGCGCGGGCGCGGGGGCATACCCTGGTGCCGATGGAGGACGTGGAGGCGCAATTCACGTCCGTGCTGCGGGCGCTGCCCGAGGGCCGCTCCGTTTACCTGAGCGTGGATGTGGACGCCTTCGACCCAGCGGTCTTGCCGGGCACAAGCAGCCCCGAGCCCGACGGCTTCACCTACGCCCTGGCGATGCGGGTAATTCGCGAAGTTGCCCGCCGTCACCGACTTGTCGGCGTGGACGTGGTGGAACTCGCCCCCAATCTCGACTCCTCGGAGCGCAGCTCGCTGCTGGCAGCCCGCCTCATTCTGGAGATTTTGTGCGAGGTGTTAGGTGGCTGA